In one Brassica oleracea var. oleracea cultivar TO1000 chromosome C9, BOL, whole genome shotgun sequence genomic region, the following are encoded:
- the LOC106315996 gene encoding tyrosine decarboxylase 1: MENGSRHVLKPMDSEQLREYGHRVVDFIADYYKTIESFTVLSQVQPGYLHNLLPDSAPDHPETVEQVLDDVKTKILPGVTHWQSPNFFAYYPSNSSVAGFLGEMLSAGLGIVGFSWVTSPAATELEMIVLDWLAKLLNLPEHFLCKGNGGGVIQGSASEAILVVMIAARDKVLRSAGKNSLGKLVVYSSDQTHSALQKACQIAGIHPENCRVLKADSSTNYALRPELLQEAVSRDLEAGLIPFFLCGNVGTTSSAAVDPLAALGKIAKSNEIWFHVDAAYAGSACICPEYRQYIDGVETADSFNMNAHKWFLTNFDCSLLWVKDQHALTEALSTNPEFLKNKASQANLVVDYKDWQIPLGRRFRSLKLWMVLRLYGAETLKNYIRNHIKLAKDLEQLVSQDPNFEVITPRIFSLVCFRMVPIDDDENKCNSRNLELLEAVNSSGKLFISHTALSGKIVLRCAIGAPLTEEKHVKETWKVIQEKASYLLRK; the protein is encoded by the exons AT GGAAAATGGTAGTAGGCACGTGCTGAAGCCGATGGACTCTGAGCAACTGAGAGAGTACGGACATCGAGTGGTGGACTTCATTGCTGATTATTACAAAACTATCGAATCTTTCACTGTCCTTAGCCAAGTTCAG CCTGGTTATCTTCACAACCTTTTGCCTGATTCAGCACCAGACCACCCTGAAACAGTTGAACAAGTTCTTGATG ATGTTAAAACGAAGATATTGCCTGGAGTAACTCATTGGCAAAGCCCCAACTTCTTTGCTTATTACCCATCTAACAGCAGCGTTGCAGGGTTCTTGGGTGAGATGTTGAGTGCTGGTCTTGGAATTGTTGGTTTTAGTTGGGTCACTTCTCCAGCTGCCACTGAGCTCGAAATGATCGTTCTTGATTGGCTTGCCAAACTTCTAAACCTACCCGAGCATTTTCTCTGCAAAG GAAATGGAGGTGGAGTCATTCAAGGGTCAGCTAGTGAAGCTATTCTTGTTGTTATGATTGCTGCCCGCGATAAGGTCTTAAGAAGTGCTGGCAAGAACTCCCTTGGGAAGCTCGTTGTCTACTCCTCTGACCAGACACATTCAGCTTTACAGAAAGCTTGCCAG ATAGCCGGAATCCATCCGGAGAATTGCAGGGTGCTGAAAGCTGATTCCTCTACAAATTATGCTCTGCGTCCAGAATTGCTTCAAGAAGCCGTTTCTCGAGATCTTGAAGCTGGATTGATTCCATTCTTCTTGTGTGGCAAT GTTGGAACAACTTCTTCAGCAGCAGTTGATCCACTAGCCGCACTGGGAAAGATTGCAAAG AGCAATGAGATATGGTTTCACGTGGACGCAGCGTACGCTGGAAGTGCTTGTATATGTCCAGAGTATCGACAGTACATTGACGGAGTAGAAACTGCAGACTCTTTTAACATGAATGCTCACAAATGGTTCCTCACCAACTTCGATTGTTCCCTACTTTGGGTGAAG GATCAGCATGCTCTCACTGAAGCTCTGTCAACAAATCCAGAGTTTCTCAAAAACAAG GCCTCTCAGGCAAACTTAGTTGTTGATTACAAAGACTGGCAGATCCCTCTCGGACGAAGATTCAG ATCATTGAAACTATGGATGGTTTTAAGGCTCTACGGAGCTGAGACTTTGAAGAACTATATAAGAAACCACATCAAACTGGCTAAAGATCTTGAACAACTCGTCTCTCAAGATCCTAACTTTGAGGTTATCACTCCTCGGATATTTTCCCTCGTCTGTTTCCGTATGGTTCCTATTGATGACGACGAAAACAAGTGTAATAGTCGAAACCTCGAGCTCCTAGAGGCAGTAAATTCCTCAGGGAAACTCTTCATTTCTCACACT GCTTTGTCGGGAAAAATCGTTCTACGTTGCGCCATTGGAGCGCCATTGACAGAGGAGAAGCACGTGAAGGAGACATGGAAGGTTATTCAGGAAAAAGCATCTTACTTGCTTCGCAAGTAA